From the genome of Aspergillus fumigatus Af293 chromosome 1, whole genome shotgun sequence, one region includes:
- a CDS encoding putative serine/threonine protein kinase (Kin4) → MSSAAMQTVPQYTPARSTATYVSLPHPIPASTSQYDYAQQLFNDLPRSTQPSWRSRDPHTAVVSTALSSQQPSSPPTTTYSSAMSDPHEQAPPLSTHASPSLNPTLPTPGQNSNRAPVYPDLQGAPPIPPPRTSSTHRTQHGSSTTSSSGERVSSSRRNKSKPDDRSTGHRERRGDEPRSHCSAAHSSEEPTREPSGKGSRRVQTGSSSAVDSRSEEVMETIPSLGTLVKESSTVINQVVVSDPSVDIMREQARQAEASISPSSDSAPPSGLALVGSEGVDDGGRGGLRSRHDFNENTIKRKETTFGQYILGQTLGEGEFGKVKLGWKKDGSVQVAIKLIRRESLGSNPNRLPKIYREISILRDLHHPNIVRLHEMVETDRHIGIIMEYASGGELFDHILNNRYLKDNSARRLFAQLVSGVGYLHKKGIVHRDLKLENLLLDRNRNIIITDFGFANTFDPSMRRGDLMQTSCGSPCYAAPELVVSDSLYTGRKVDVWSCGVILYAMLAGYLPFDDDPANPDGDNINLLYKYIVSTPLTFPEYVTPHARDLLRRILVPDPRKRADLFEVARHSWLSEFSHVVSHITSSTTKVADIADTTVPPESHREAPALARSASVREPPKAYQSSIPTVGGLVHQSGDISQEPSVDRSKTSRDTKRRTVQVEYVAPQSQTARGESPSAPESPNAKPSEVLPAARPGSRDAAANTQVGALPSGVHMEQRSIRAGEPKAPAGSVPPTPGHLPRSTSDSTALTGTHTTMPPTQATRPTTGASMASFNTGRLPSRGSYGQPVAPTVAATNAQGRLAQPKSKQYVISAPIPQNSSQHAAMSIGRPSTQALPAKFNTTPRQEPLKGHKRSNTVSGIGEKLFGRSGSIFGGRGTQTAPRQKPSKRYPPTSMRDPFAGEEIRVSMDSRRSIQYGSNRKMSETGGENRPRRFSLLPASFSLRGFSSSRSQTPEEESQTSRSTDQRVQQRPSAGVIRPRARATSYGTQDAMGMVSDGPGEGVLASEEPVNYQARIDQQFAELHGLQSAAYQPTSYSSTSAEHVYHNGNDHQYEHQYANHSTPNYYDEYTSDARPSMQVGRAGRGPNVLQKNNRKFADAYEYERDPSHHSGSSGAARKVMDFFRRRAKSRAGDDR, encoded by the exons ATGTCGTCTGCTGCTATGCAAACGGTTCCTCAGTACACACCCGCCCGTTCCACTGCTACCTATGTTTCACTTCCCCATCCAATCCCCGCTTCGACGTCTCAATACGACTATGCGCAGCAACTATTCAATGACTTACCCCGGTCAACGCAACCATCGTGGCGGTCGCGTGACCCTCATACTGCCGTCGTGAGCACCGCGCTAAGTTCTCAgcagccatcttctcccccGACGACGACATATTCTTCGGCTATGAGCGACCCCCACGAACAAGCTCCGCCGTTGTCCACCCATGCATCCCCATCTTTGAACCCCACACTGCCGACGCCTGGCCAGAATAGTAACCGAGCACCCGTATACCCCGATCTTCAAGGTGCTCCTCCCATCCCGCCGCCGAGGACATCTTCAACTCATCGGACTCAACATGGTTCAAGCACTACATCATCCTCCGGCGAAAGAGTCTCTAGTTCGCGCCGCAACAAGAGCAAACCTGACGATCGAAGCACCGGCCACCGCGAAAGAAGAGGCGACGAGCCTCGCTCGCACTGTTCAGCAGCTCATTCGTCTGAGGAACCGACGAGGGAACCGTCCGGTAAGGGATCGAGGCGAGTCCAGACAGGATCATCCTCAGCGGTCGACTCACGCTcggaggaggtgatggagaCCATCCCCAGCCTGGGAACTTTGGTAAAGGAGTCCAGTACAGTTATCAACCAAGTGGTGGTAAGTGACCCATCAGTGGACATCATGAGGGAGCAAGCACGGCAAGCCGAAGCGTCGATATCGCCTTCTAGCGACAGTGCTCCGCCATCGGGACTCGCCTTGGTCGGCAGCGAGGGTGTGGATGACGGAGGGCGCGGCGGACTACGCAGTCGGCACGACTTCAACGAAAACACGATCAAGCGCAAAGAGACTACGTTCGGCCAGTACATCCTTGGGCAAACTCTCGGTGAGGGCGAGTTTGGAAAGGTCAAGCTGGGTTGGAAGAAAGATGGCAGCGTCCAGGTTGCCATCAAGCTCATTCGGAGGGAATCTCTCGGATCCAACCCTAATCGGCTGCCCAAGATCTACCGAGAAATCTCCATTCTTCGCGATCTCCATCACCCGAATATCGTTCGACTCCATGAAATGGTGGAGACCGATCGCCACATCGGTATTATTATGGAATATGCATCAGGTGGAGAGCTCTTTGACCACATTCTGAACAATCGTTACCTCAAAGACAATTCGGCCCGGCGCCTGTTCGCCCAGCTCGTATCAGGCGTGGGGTATCTTCATAAGAAAGGCATTGTTCATCGAGATCTCAAACTGGAAAATCTGCTCCTGGATCGCAACcgcaacatcatcatcacgGATTTTGGCTTCGCCAATACATTTGACCCAA GCATGAGACGGGGCGACCTGATGCAGACCAGCTGCGGAAGCCCGTGTTATGCGGCCCCCGAACTGGTGGTGAGTGATTCACTGTACACAGGGCGCAAAGTGGACGTCTGGAGCTGCGGTGTGATCTTG TATGCTATGTTGGCTGGCTATTTGCCTttcgatgatgatccagCAAATCCAGATGGCGATAACATCAATCTGTTGTACAAGTATATTGTTAGTACACCGCTGACGTTCCCGGAATACGTGACACCGCATGCTCGCGATCTTTTGAGACGGATATTGGTGCCCGACCCGCGCAAACGAGCAGACCTTTTCGAAGTGGCTCGTCACAGTTGGCTTAGCGAGTTTTCGCATGTTGTGTCTCACATCACGAGCAGTACAACCAAAGTTGCGGACATTGCCGACACGACAGTTCCTCCTG AAAGCCATAGGGAAGCCCCAGCGCTGGCTCGCAGTGCCTCCGTCAGAGAGCCTCCGAAAGCATACCAGAGCTCGATACCTACGGTTGGAGGGCTTGTGCATCAATCCGGAGACATCTCCCAAGAGCCGTCAGTCGATCGGTCAAAGACTTCTCGGGACACAAAACGGCGAACGGTACAGGTCGAATATGTCGCCCCCCAATCTCAGACAGCAAGAGGAGAAAGCCCTTCCGCGCCAGAATCCCCGAACGCAAAGCCATCCGAAGTCCTTCCAGCCGCAAGGCCCGGCAGTCGAGATGCGGCGGCAAACACACAAGTAGGCGCTCTACCCTCGGGTGTTCATATGGAGCAGCGCTCAATACGGGCTGGAGAACCCAAGGCACCCGCTGGCTCGGTGCCGCCTACCCCAGGGCATTTGCCCCGATCGACCTCGGACAGCACTGCCCTCACGGGAACGCACACGACAATGCCTCCGACGCAAGCCACGCGGCCTACGACGGGCgcctcaatggcctcgtTCAATACTGGTCGCTTGCCCTCTCGGGGTTCATACGGACAGCCTGTGGCTCCTACTGTTGCAGCAACCAACGCACAGGGTCGCCTTGCCCAGCCAAAGAGCAAGCAATATGTGATCTCGGCACCAATCCCTCAGAATTCCTCGCAGCACGCTGCCATGTCGATCGGACGTCCAAGCACACAGGCCCTCCCGGCCAAATTCAACACCACCCCTCGGCAGGAACCACTCAAGGGCCATAAGAGGTCCAATACGGTCTCGGGCATTGGCGAAAAGCTCTTTGGGCGATCAGGATCCATCTTTGGCGGTCGTGGAACACAGACCGCTCCTCGTCAGAAACCCAGCAAGCGGTATCCCCCAACAAGCATGAGGGATCCATTTGCCGGAGAGGAAATTCGAGTCTCCATGGATTCCCGACGGTCCATCCAATATGGATCTAACCGGAAGATGAGCGAAACTGGCGGTGAGAATAGACCACGCCGGTTTTCCTTGCTACCAGCATCTTTCTCCCTCCGGGGTTTTTCCTCAAGCCGATCGCAGACTCCCGAAGAGGAATCCCAAACAAGTCGTTCCACTGATCAACGAGTCCAGCAACGTCCCTCGGCCGGAGTTATCCGCCCTCGAGCGCGCGCCACCAGCTACGGAACGCAAGATGCCATGGGTATGGTGTCTGATGGACCAGGGGAGGGGGTACTGGCCTCAGAGGAGCCGGTCAACTACCAAGCCCGTATTGATCAACAATTCGCGGAGTTGCACGGTTTGCAATCCGCGGCGTACCAACCTACCTCGTACAGCAGCACATCGGCCGAGCACGTATACCATAATGGCAACGATCATCAGTACGAACATCAATACGCCAATCACTCGACACCGAATTACTATGACGAGTATACTAGTGACGCCCGGCCATCAATGCAGGTTGGCCGGGCCGGAAGAGGCCCCAACGTTCTACAGAAGAACAATAGGAAGTTTGCCGATGCTTACGAGTACGAACGAGACCCCTCTCATCACTCCGGCAGCTCCGGTGCAGCCAGGAAAGTCATGGATTTTTTCCGTCGAAGAGCCAAATCCAGGGCCGGTGATGACCGTTGA